A region of the Chrysiogenia bacterium genome:
AGGTGCGCGAGGCCACCTACGCGCAGCTCGCCGCCGAGACGGGGCGCTTCTCGCAGGTGCTGCGCGACCTGGGGATTGCTCCCCGGGATCGCGTCCTCATCCGCCTGCCCAACTGCCTCGAATACCCGATTTCGTTCCTGGGCGCGCTGAAGAGCGGCGCCATTGCCGTGCCGACCAGTACGCTGCTCAAGGCCGAGGAAGTCGGCTACCTGGCCGAGGACTCGGGCGCCCGCGCGCTGGTCACGCACAAGAACATGTGGAGCGCGCTCGCCGACGAGGTCGCCCACCACCCGCACCTCGAAACGGTTCTGTTGTTTGGTGAAGGCGCGCTGCCTTCGAGCGACAAGGTAAGGCTCCTCGACTTTGAAACCGAAATGGCCAAAGTCGAAGCGTGGGAGCCGCCGGCAAGGACGCGCGCAAGCGATCCGGCCTATCTCGTCTACACTTCAGGAACCACTGGTTTTCCAAAGGGCGTGCTTCACGCGCACCGCGCGCTTCTGGGGCGTCTGCCCTCGGCGCATTACTGGTTCAACTACGTCGAAGGCGAGCGAATCCTGCACTCGGGAAAGTTCAACTGGACCTACGTGCTGGGCACCGGAATGATGGACCCGCTCTATCAGGGAAAGAGCGTGCTCGTCTACGAAGGAAAGAACGATCCACACACCTGGCCCGAGCTCATCGCCCGCCACGGCTGCACGACCTTCATCGGCGTGCCCACGGTGTATCGCCAGATCATTCAGCGCACCGAGTTTACGAAGAAGGACGTGCCCACGCTGCGCCACTGCATGAGCGCGGGCGAGCATCTCTCGGACGAAGTCCTGCACGAGTGGAAGGCGCGCTTTGGCGTGGATGTCTACGAGGGCATCGGCATGAGTGAGTGCAGCTACTACATTTCCCAGCGCGCCGATCGCCCCATCCGTCCCGGCTCGGCGGGCTTCCCCCAGCCCGGCCACTTCGTGAAACTGCTCGACGAAAACTTTGAGGAAGTCCCCCGGGGCGAGGAAGGAATGCTCTGCATTCCCGAGAGCGACCCGGGCCTGTTCCTCGAATACTGGAAGAAGCCCGAAGAGACCGCGGCGCTGCGAAAGAACGGCTGGTTTCTCACCGGTGATTACGGGCGCATCGACGGGGATGGCTACTTCTGGTTTCTGGGGCGCCGCGACGACATCATCAATTCCTTCGGCTACCGCATCTCCCCCCACGAGATCGAGCGCGTGCTCAAGGGCCATCCCGGCATCGCCGACTGTGTTGCGCTGGGCGAAGAAATCGGCCCGGACAAGGTCCTCGTCGCCGCCTGCGTCATTCCCGCCGAGGGCGCGCAGCCCGGCGAGGAGGAAATCCTGGCCTACGGCAGGGAGCACCTGGCCGACTACAAGGCCCCCAAAAAGGTGCACTTCTGCACGGAGTTCCCCCGCACCAAGAACGGCAAGGTCCTGCGCCGGGCGCTGCTCGAGCAGCTCGCCCGTTAATTTGTGTTCATCGCGCGCGATTTCGTTGCGCGCCCCGCGCGCGCTGCGATAGGCTGATCCCATCAATCCAGAATCGCCGACCGACGGGGGACACGCCATGACTCGCCCAGCCCGCATCCTTGTGTTGCTGCTTGCCTGCCTTGCCGCTGCCTGTGGTTCCAAGAATGCCTCTTACTACGTGACACAGAAGCAGCTCGATCATGCGCTGGAGTCGGATCTTCCGGTGCAGCTTGCCTTTGATGAGACCCTGCGCGTCGACGAGTACATCAATGCCTTCGCCCAGGACGAGCTGCCAGCGCCGGGGGAAGGCGAGGCGCTCGCCCTCTCGATGGCCTGGCTCCAGCCGGGCGCGGCAAAAAATGGCCGCACCCTGGCGCAGGTGGCGGTGAAGAGTCGCGGTGCGACCCGCGAAGAACGTAAGGTTACGCTGGGGCTCTCTTTCGTGCTCGATGTGAGCGGCTCCATGCGTAGCGACGACAAGCTCACAGACTCGCTCAAGGCGCTTGAGAATGCGGTGCTCGAACTTCCGACGGGGACGTGGTTCTCGCTGGTTCTCTTCGATGATGCCTCGCATCTGGCCATTGCCCCGGTGGCGGTCACTGCCGAGAACCGCGAGAGCATCGTGGCCACCATTCGCAACGTGCAGCCCGGCGGCGGAACCAACATCGAGGAAGGCCTCATCGGAGGCTACGCCCAGATGGCGAAGTTCCCCGAGGGAATCTTCTCGCGGCTCGTACTGCTCACCGACGGGAAATCGAACGTCGGCGTAACCAATCCACGCGAGCTGGCAAAACTTGCGGAAAGCGAATACCGCGAGGGCGCGCGCATCTCGACCATTGGTCTCGGGCATGATGTGGATGAGCGGGTGCTGCGAAAAATCGCCGAGGACGGCAGCGGCGACTTCTACTTTGCCGACAAGGCCGAGACCCTTGCGAAGTTCCTGCGCGAAGAACTGCGCAGCATGCTGATCCCGGTGGCTCGGGGCGCGAAGCTGCGCCTTTCAGCCGTAGAGGGGGCACGGATCAGGAGGGTCTACGGCTACGAGAATGCGCCCCGCGACGAGAGCGGTGCCATCGTCATCGACATCGGCGACCTGGACGTGGATAACTGGCGCATCCTGATGGTGGAGATGGAGGGCACAGGTGATGCCGCCGCGCCGCTTCGCGCCAAGCTCAGCTACGCCGATGCGGCCGGCGCTGCCCGGCCCGCACTCGCCGCCGCGACAAAGCGCGGTGATTCCTCCGAGCCGCTCAACCGCGCGGTGGCGCGCAACGCCGTCATTTTCGCCAACGCCATGGCACTCAAGGACGCCTCGCGCCTGCAGCGCGAGGGCAAGGTGAACGAGGCGCTGGACCTGATCACGGTGCAGCTCGCCAATACGCAGGTGGCCATGGGCTGGGACG
Encoded here:
- a CDS encoding VWA domain-containing protein is translated as MTRPARILVLLLACLAAACGSKNASYYVTQKQLDHALESDLPVQLAFDETLRVDEYINAFAQDELPAPGEGEALALSMAWLQPGAAKNGRTLAQVAVKSRGATREERKVTLGLSFVLDVSGSMRSDDKLTDSLKALENAVLELPTGTWFSLVLFDDASHLAIAPVAVTAENRESIVATIRNVQPGGGTNIEEGLIGGYAQMAKFPEGIFSRLVLLTDGKSNVGVTNPRELAKLAESEYREGARISTIGLGHDVDERVLRKIAEDGSGDFYFADKAETLAKFLREELRSMLIPVARGAKLRLSAVEGARIRRVYGYENAPRDESGAIVIDIGDLDVDNWRILMVEMEGTGDAAAPLRAKLSYADAAGAARPALAAATKRGDSSEPLNRAVARNAVIFANAMALKDASRLQREGKVNEALDLITVQLANTQVAMGWDDTGAMAKEADTLAKTRLLLLRTKGVDLERASAKVEVPEDQGLWNDANKKRLLRAAFRIGEQLAPGPWGILVGVFADVYLAEDGEEGSDRALFKGTL
- a CDS encoding AMP-binding protein, whose translation is VREATYAQLAAETGRFSQVLRDLGIAPRDRVLIRLPNCLEYPISFLGALKSGAIAVPTSTLLKAEEVGYLAEDSGARALVTHKNMWSALADEVAHHPHLETVLLFGEGALPSSDKVRLLDFETEMAKVEAWEPPARTRASDPAYLVYTSGTTGFPKGVLHAHRALLGRLPSAHYWFNYVEGERILHSGKFNWTYVLGTGMMDPLYQGKSVLVYEGKNDPHTWPELIARHGCTTFIGVPTVYRQIIQRTEFTKKDVPTLRHCMSAGEHLSDEVLHEWKARFGVDVYEGIGMSECSYYISQRADRPIRPGSAGFPQPGHFVKLLDENFEEVPRGEEGMLCIPESDPGLFLEYWKKPEETAALRKNGWFLTGDYGRIDGDGYFWFLGRRDDIINSFGYRISPHEIERVLKGHPGIADCVALGEEIGPDKVLVAACVIPAEGAQPGEEEILAYGREHLADYKAPKKVHFCTEFPRTKNGKVLRRALLEQLAR